AGCATGTGGACAGCAATTAAGTCTCCTTCTATTCGAATCGCATTTCTCGTAGTCCTTGAAAAATGCATTAACACATTGAAACCCAATTCCGATAGCATGTGTGCAGGTGCTATAGGCGAGACCCTCGCACTGCCCATTGGTAGGTCTGTAACTGCGATCACTTGTGCACCGTAATCCACAGCTTCTTTGCAAAATGCGATGTACTTATCGGGGTTCGTTCCCCTCGGCGGGAGTGTTTCTAAGATAAAACGATTTTCAAAAAAATCTTCTCTATTTATTTCATTCATTGGGAGCACCTCCCTGTATACTGAAAGATGGTGGAAACGGCGCATCTTACCCTTCGCAGACGAGTTTTCTGGTTGATTCCGAAAGGTACGCTTTAACGATGGAATATTCCCTTTTTCTAAGCTTTTCTAAAAGGTATTTTCTCAAAAGCCTTGGGTCTTTTGTTTTTTCATAGCCTTTGACAAAATAGTTTTCGTCGCTTGTTAAATAATACATGATTTCATAGTACTCAGCTAACCGATCGCTTATGTTTTCCATTTTCTTTCGTAGAAGTTCCTCCAGATCTTTTCTAACAACACCTTTTGGAATACCTGTTCTTAGGTAGTTGTAAATTATCAGACAAGATTCTATATCGTACGCGGATTTGGATTTCGCAATCTTTTCTTCAAAATAGTTTTCTATATCTTCGAGCGCTTGACCTGCGTAAAGTGCTACGTCCATGTGTGGAGCTTTTTGCAAAATTCTAAGGTATTTCATAACGTCTGGCTACGGACACACGTGGCTTCAGCCATGAACAAGTAGCCCTTTCCCTCCTTTCGAACATCAGTGTCTTGGCTCTCTCAAGTAGCCTTAACTTTGTATACTTTACGCTATCGCTTATTTTTTCTCCATTAAGACTACTTATCGAAAAGTATCCGCTACTCCTTAAACCTGATACGATTCCTATTTTGCCTTCACACTCAACTCTATCAAACCTTCTAAACCCCTTCACTTGTTTTATTGTGTTTAATGGCCGTTTGCCACCTTTAATTGGGTTAGCTTTATGCAGCGACCTGTTTTGCCTTCTCAAGAGTTTACCAAAATACCACTCGTTTGCTCTTTCTTGAATATTCCCACCAGCTATCACAAATGCGTCATCTCTGTGCGACTTCTCAAGCCCATACGTGGCACGTCTTGCTTTCGTAATGCTACCATAAGTAATTGCTACTTGATAGTTTTGCTTTAGTTTGTTAACTATGTACCATCCAATTGCTGAAACGTGAGCTGCATCCTTAAGCACCTTTACTTGTTCTAATCTAGATTTAGGTATCTTTATCTTGCCTTCGTGCAACATTTTGTGTTCTTGTGTTGTTAGCACTATTAAATTGCTTGGTGTATCAGCGCCACCTTCGCTTCTTGGAATGATATGGTGGACTTCTAACACCCCTGTTTTTCCAGATAGCTCAGATTTATATCCAGCTCTCCAAAGGCAGTACTCTCTTACATCAGCAAATCCTTTCTGCGGACCGTTTTGGTAATCTTCTCCTTCTATGTCTGGATTTTGTACTTTCTGGATATCAAATGGTGCAACTTCCACAACGACTTTTGTTATTGGTATTATTTTGCTGAGCTTGTTTACTATCCTGACGTGCGCATCTACCTTCCACTGCAAACTTGGAGGCAACCAACCATCTTCCTTTCGTCTGTTTAG
The DNA window shown above is from Fervidobacterium changbaicum and carries:
- the iscB gene encoding RNA-guided endonuclease IscB, which codes for MISKDGKPLMPTKRHGKVRRLLKQGLAKVVNREPFTIQLLYETTNYTQPVTVGIDIGSKVVGVSAITDKEEIFSAQIQLRQDISKLLLERRQHRRFRRYRKTRYRKPRFLNRRKEDGWLPPSLQWKVDAHVRIVNKLSKIIPITKVVVEVAPFDIQKVQNPDIEGEDYQNGPQKGFADVREYCLWRAGYKSELSGKTGVLEVHHIIPRSEGGADTPSNLIVLTTQEHKMLHEGKIKIPKSRLEQVKVLKDAAHVSAIGWYIVNKLKQNYQVAITYGSITKARRATYGLEKSHRDDAFVIAGGNIQERANEWYFGKLLRRQNRSLHKANPIKGGKRPLNTIKQVKGFRRFDRVECEGKIGIVSGLRSSGYFSISSLNGEKISDSVKYTKLRLLERAKTLMFERRERATCSWLKPRVSVARRYEIP